One window of Burkholderia cepacia GG4 genomic DNA carries:
- a CDS encoding YciI family protein — protein sequence MRFMIMIRANAVSESDALPDNRLVEAMTVYHEELAKAGVLLDANGLRPSARGWRVRYTGGKGTVVDGPFAETKELIAGYTLIQVRSRDEALEWTRRFPAPFGAEMDCEIEVRPLFELDDLTPSDAVERFRELNVGRGHAG from the coding sequence ATGCGATTCATGATCATGATCCGTGCGAACGCCGTCAGCGAATCCGATGCATTGCCGGACAACCGGCTGGTCGAGGCGATGACGGTCTATCACGAGGAACTGGCCAAGGCCGGCGTGCTGCTCGACGCGAACGGCCTGCGGCCGAGCGCGCGCGGCTGGCGCGTGCGGTACACGGGCGGCAAGGGCACGGTGGTCGATGGCCCGTTCGCGGAAACCAAGGAACTGATTGCCGGCTACACGCTGATCCAGGTGCGCTCGCGCGACGAGGCACTCGAATGGACGCGGCGGTTCCCCGCACCGTTCGGCGCGGAGATGGACTGCGAGATCGAGGTGCGTCCGCTGTTCGAGCTGGACGACCTGACGCCCAGCGACGCGGTCGAACGGTTTCGCGAACTCAACGTCGGGCGCGGCCACGCCGGCTGA
- a CDS encoding YciI family protein yields MSYMLLIVEPTGQRAERTLEGGQALYARMVDFAETLKARGVLRGVESLERSERATRVQVRDGETRLVDGPFAEAKEMVGGFFIVDVDTRDEAIEIARQCPAAQWCTVEVRALGPCFL; encoded by the coding sequence ATGTCCTACATGCTGTTGATTGTCGAACCGACCGGCCAGCGCGCCGAACGCACGCTCGAAGGCGGGCAGGCGCTTTACGCGCGGATGGTCGATTTCGCCGAGACGCTGAAAGCGCGCGGCGTGCTGCGCGGCGTCGAGTCGCTGGAGCGCTCCGAACGCGCGACGCGCGTGCAGGTGCGCGACGGCGAGACGCGCCTCGTAGACGGCCCGTTCGCCGAGGCGAAGGAGATGGTCGGCGGCTTCTTCATCGTCGACGTCGACACGCGCGACGAAGCGATCGAGATCGCGCGCCAGTGCCCGGCCGCGCAATGGTGCACGGTCGAGGTACGCGCGCTCGGCCCGTGCTTCCTGTGA